A segment of the Prochlorococcus sp. RS04 genome:
CGATAATAATCAAGAATTAATTGATTTAATTATTGAGGAATTGAACTTTCATCAAATCGAGACTTCTTTGGCTTTTAAAGTAAAAGATGCGATTTTAAGAATCATAAATATATCTTTAGGAAAAGAATTACAAAATAAGAAACTAATTGATATTCCAAATGAATACTTAATTAAGGAACTCAAATATGATTTAACCCTATCTTATGAAGGTAGAAATATTAATTCTAATGATATATCAAATTGCTTTTTTTTAGATCAGGAATATGAATTTGGTGAAGAATATGCAAATAAAATAAATGATCTTCAAATTATGAATAAAGGCTTTCATTCAGGATGTATAGATTGTGTATTCCCTGTAGGAAATAAATTAGAAGATAGTAAATGGTGGGTAATTGATTGGAAAAGTAATTTTATTGCTGGTAGTGATAATAGTGATTGTTTACCGAGAAACTATAACTATGAAAACATGAGAAATGAAATGATTAAACATCATTATCCATTGCAATCTCATCTTTATTTATTAGCATTGCATAGATTATTAAAGTGGCGACTTAAAAATTATCAACCACATAAACATCTAGGAGGATATATTTATTTGTTTTTAAAGGGATTGCCAGATTTTGAATTATTTGAAAAATCTAAGTCTGAATATTTATCTCCAGGTATTTTTATTAGCAAAGCACCTTTAAAAAGAATTAATTATTTAGATAACCTTTTTTAGAATGACTAAATTTAATACAGATATTGAAAAGTTCCAATACGATCATATATTTAATTTAATCTTAGGTATTTTCAAATTTAGTGAAAAAAAATATGGAAATTTCGTAAAAGATGTAATAAGAATTTTATTAGAGTTTGAAAAAAATGGTGAAACTATTATTGATGTTGATAATAGTTTAATAATCTTTGAATTATTTGAAGATGGCTGGCCCAATAAACATATAGATGTTCTAAAAAAAATAGGTTTGATTGGTTCCCTTCATTCTCCATTCGTATTAGTAAATAGAAAATTAACCTTATCAAAATGGTCAAAAAAGATAGAAAGAGTTATTAATTCATTTTTAAAAAAAATAGATACCGATAATTCAATGAACTCAATTATTAATAAAGATGATAATAAAATTGATCAAATTAAAAATATATTTAAATTTTCAAACTTAGTTTTCCTTCAAGGAGGACCAGGTACTGGTAAAACCACTTTAATAATAAAGTTAATACTAGAACTCCTTCAAATTGATAACTTTTTAAATATTGGTTTATCTGCTCCAACTGGTAAAGCAACAGCTCGTTTAAAAGAAGCTCTTAATGATAAAAAAAATATTTCCTTTAGCAAATTTCTAGACCAATTAGAATTTCAAACTTTACATAGATGGATTTTAAATTCTCAAAATAAATCTCTTAAGTTGAAATTTAAACTAAAAGAGCTTGATATTTTCATAATTGATGAAATGTCAATGGTTAATATCGATTTGATTGAATCAGTTTTAAATTTGCTAGCAAAGGACTGTAAGATTATTTTAGTTGGAGATAAAAATCAATTGTCTCCAGTAAATAACTGTTCTATATGGAATTATTTGTTTGAATATTCCGATAATAGCTCAATTAAATCTTGTGTAGTAAATTTAGAAAAAACTTATAGAAATAGTGGAGATATAGCATTAATTAGTAGTTTAATATTTAAAAATGATTTTTCTTTACTTAATCAAAAGATAAAAGAATTAGAAAAAGATAATAATTCAAAAGAAATTACTATTTCAAAGAGTACAGAAAAAGATATTCCAAAAGATTTATTATTTTCGATTACAAGTCATTTAAAACAGTTAAATATTTCAACTTCAAATTTAAGTAAAAAAAAATATATATTTGATAAGAGTATTGATAATTTATTGCTTAATGAAAAAGATTTAGTAGATAAGATATTTCTGGATTTACAAAGTCACTTGATTTTATGCGAAAAAAATACCGGAATATGGAGTGTTGAATATTTGAATGAAATTGTTTTTGGTCAAAAAAAACCCTTTGACCTTAAAACTCTTAAAGAGGGTGTCCCGATCATGTGTACAAAAAATAATAATGAACTTGGTTTGTCAAATGGGGATATCGGAGTACTTATAGGTTTAAAAAATAAAAGAAAATATCTTTTTAGAAAATTTAATGATAAGAACGAAGAAATTGTCGCACTAATTGATCCATCTAATTTAGAAAATGTTGTACCAGCAATAGCCATTACTATTCATAAATCTCAAGGAAGTGAATCTGAAAAAGTAAACATTTTGTGGTCCCAAAATTATAGAAGAAATCAATATGCTGTAAAAGAAAAAAAAGATAATCAAAATATCTTTTGCAGAGATAATTTTGAAAGAAGGTTATTTTATACTGCTGTTACAAGAGCAAAAAAATCTTTAAATATATATTATTTAAATTAAATTTTATTTTTGAAAAATTAGTAATATCTTAACCCCAGGATGTTAGATTAATAATTCGGCTCTGTAAGGCTAATCAACAATTTAAGTCAATTTAGATATTTGTTGAATGCCTAATCAGAAGATTATTAGGCATTTAAAATGAATTTGAAAAAAGATAGTAACTCTCTTGGTAGTGAGCAGGAAAATTCTCAGAATGAAGATTCTTTCCTACTAGAGTACAAGAACTTAGATAACAAAAAAGAAGTTGAATCTCAACTATTGGAAGTATCGAAAGGAGATGATAATGAGAATGGATTTCTCGATTTTGGGTTTAATCAGTCAATCTTAAACGCGTTAATAAATAAAGGATATAAAAATCCAACTCCCATTCAAAAAGCTGCAATTCCCGAACTAATGTTAGGGAGGGATTTGCTAGGCCAAGCACAAACAGGAACAGGAAAGACTGCAGCTTTCGCATTACCATTAATAGAAAAACTTACAGATAATAAAGAATTAAATGCCAAGGTTTTAGTTATGACTCCTACAAGAGAATTAGCAACTCAAGTGGCAGAATCTTTTAAAAGTTATAGTTCTGAATCTAGTAATTTTAAGACGGTTGCAATATATGGAGGTACCGACTATCGAAATCAAATTTCTGCATTGAAAAGAAAAGTTGATGTAGTAGTTGGTACCCCGGGCCGAATAATGGATCATATAAGGCAGGGGACTTTTAAAATTAAAGATATAAATTGTCTTGTTTTAGATGAGGCAGATGAAATGTTAAATATGGGTTTTCTTGAAGATATTGAATGGATAATAGATCAACTTCCGGAAAATAAGCAGATGGTATTGTTTTCAGCAACAATGCCTAGTGAGATAAGAAATATAGCAAAAAAATATCTAAATGATCCCGCCGAAATATTTATCAAAAGTGTCAAAAAAGAAACTCAATTAATTTCGCAAAAATTTCTATATGTTCAAAGGCATCATAAGTTAGATGCCTTAAAAAGAATACTAGAACTTAATAACGAGGGAGTTATTATTTTTGTTAGGACAAAACTACTTACTACTTCAATAGCCGAAGCTTTAGAGAATTCAGGTCATACTGTGGCAGTACTTAATGGAGATATACCTCAAAATCAAAGAGAAAATACTGTAGATAGATTGAAAAAAGGATTTATTAATATTCTTGTTGCAACTGATGTCGCAGCTAGAGGATTAGATGTTGAGAGGATAAAACTTGTTGTTAATTACGATTTTCCTTTTGACAAGGAAACATATACTCATAGAATTGGAAGAACTGGAAGGGCAGGCAGATCAGGAGAAGCAATTTTATTTGTTAATCAAAGAGAAAAACATTTTCTAAGAAACTTAGAAAACTCAACAAGAACCAAGATTGAAGAAATTAATATACCAAGTAATAAAATAATAAATGAAAAAAGGATGGAGAAACTTATTGATAATGTTAATGAGAGTTCTTTAACTAAAGATGAAAATGAAGAAAATAAAGCTTTGATTATTGATGTACTAGATAATTTAAAAGAAAAATACTCTATGGATGACTCAAATATTGCAATGGCGGCGATTAATTTAGTAATAGGTAATAAATCATTTTTTGTTAATGACGATGATTCATGGATTAATAAACAAAATAATACTGATCGAAATAGATCAAATAGAAATAGTAATAATCGTATGAGAAATTCAAATAGAAGAAATAATTATCAAAATGATTCTTTTGAAACCTACAAATTTAACTTTGGTAAATTTGATGGAGTTAGAGTTGCAAATATTATATCCTCAATCTGTAATTCAACTAATATAAATGGTAGATCCATAGGTAAGATACAGATTTTTAATGATTACAGTTTGGTAGATTTACCCAGAGATCTGCATAGAGAAACTAAAAATAAATTAAAAAAAATTAAAGTCAGAAACTAGTGATAGAGAATGAAAGCTAGCAAATATAATTTCTTTATTTTTGTGAATCTGATAATACTATTCAACTCCTTTAATAGTTATTATTTAGCTCAAACGAAACAAAATTCAATCATAAAATTATTTTGTCTTCAGAGTGTCAAAGAGGAAATGATGAATGCAAAAATGGTATATAGTGAAGAAATTGCGAATGAAACTTGTGCTTGTTACTACGAAGAATTTATGCAAACTGCAAGTCATCAAGATGCAAAAACAAAATGTAAATTAGAAACTAAAGAAAATTTAAATCACAAAAGAAAAATTTAATTATTATTTTTATGAGGTCGAAGAACAAACAAAATCCAATAATTAGACTTTATTTAAATCTGATTGAGGAAAGAAGGTTACTATTTTTTGCTTTTCTTAGTTCCATAATTAATAAAATATTAGATTTAGCTCCCCCTGTAATAATTGGTCTTGCAGTGGATATTGTTGTTAAGGAACAGAATTCTTGGATTGCTGGTTTTGGAATAAAAGAAGTTCCAGCACAATTGATTTTTCTTGCATTTGCTTCAGGAATAGTTTGGTCTGGTGAATCCTCATTTGAATATTTATATTCAATTTTGTGGAGAAATTTGGCGCAGCTATCGCAACATAAATTAAGAATAAAAGCTTATGAGCATATCCAGGAATTAGATATGGATTTTTTTGAAAATGATAATACTGGAAGGCTATTATCTATTTTGAATGATGATATAAATCAACTCGAGAGATTTCTAGACCAAGGGGCTAATCAAATTATTCAGTTATTTATAACTGTCTTGATAATTGGGGGCACTATGATTTTTGTCGCTCCAAAAATCGCTTTATTTGCTTTCTTTCCTATCCCAATTATATTTTTAGGATCAATTAAATTTCAAAGGAAGCTTGCTCCAAAATACAGAGATGTTAGAAATAAAGCTGGACTGTTGGCATCAAGGCTTAATAATAATTTAAGTGGAATTCTAACCATAAAAAGTTTTACTAAAGAAAAATGGGAACTAAATAGATTAAATAAAGAAAGTCTCGAATATCAAAGAAGTAATAAGGCTGCAATAAAATTATCTTCTGCTTTTATCCCTCTTATAAGATTTGCAATTTTATTTGCTTTTATAGCGATTCTATTAATTGGAGGTTTCCAAACTTGGAATAAGACACTTGATGTAGGTACTTATAGTTTTTTAGTGTTTATTACACAAAGACTATTATGGCCTTTAACTA
Coding sequences within it:
- a CDS encoding AAA family ATPase — translated: MTKFNTDIEKFQYDHIFNLILGIFKFSEKKYGNFVKDVIRILLEFEKNGETIIDVDNSLIIFELFEDGWPNKHIDVLKKIGLIGSLHSPFVLVNRKLTLSKWSKKIERVINSFLKKIDTDNSMNSIINKDDNKIDQIKNIFKFSNLVFLQGGPGTGKTTLIIKLILELLQIDNFLNIGLSAPTGKATARLKEALNDKKNISFSKFLDQLEFQTLHRWILNSQNKSLKLKFKLKELDIFIIDEMSMVNIDLIESVLNLLAKDCKIILVGDKNQLSPVNNCSIWNYLFEYSDNSSIKSCVVNLEKTYRNSGDIALISSLIFKNDFSLLNQKIKELEKDNNSKEITISKSTEKDIPKDLLFSITSHLKQLNISTSNLSKKKYIFDKSIDNLLLNEKDLVDKIFLDLQSHLILCEKNTGIWSVEYLNEIVFGQKKPFDLKTLKEGVPIMCTKNNNELGLSNGDIGVLIGLKNKRKYLFRKFNDKNEEIVALIDPSNLENVVPAIAITIHKSQGSESEKVNILWSQNYRRNQYAVKEKKDNQNIFCRDNFERRLFYTAVTRAKKSLNIYYLN
- a CDS encoding DEAD/DEAH box helicase — protein: MNLKKDSNSLGSEQENSQNEDSFLLEYKNLDNKKEVESQLLEVSKGDDNENGFLDFGFNQSILNALINKGYKNPTPIQKAAIPELMLGRDLLGQAQTGTGKTAAFALPLIEKLTDNKELNAKVLVMTPTRELATQVAESFKSYSSESSNFKTVAIYGGTDYRNQISALKRKVDVVVGTPGRIMDHIRQGTFKIKDINCLVLDEADEMLNMGFLEDIEWIIDQLPENKQMVLFSATMPSEIRNIAKKYLNDPAEIFIKSVKKETQLISQKFLYVQRHHKLDALKRILELNNEGVIIFVRTKLLTTSIAEALENSGHTVAVLNGDIPQNQRENTVDRLKKGFINILVATDVAARGLDVERIKLVVNYDFPFDKETYTHRIGRTGRAGRSGEAILFVNQREKHFLRNLENSTRTKIEEINIPSNKIINEKRMEKLIDNVNESSLTKDENEENKALIIDVLDNLKEKYSMDDSNIAMAAINLVIGNKSFFVNDDDSWINKQNNTDRNRSNRNSNNRMRNSNRRNNYQNDSFETYKFNFGKFDGVRVANIISSICNSTNINGRSIGKIQIFNDYSLVDLPRDLHRETKNKLKKIKVRN
- a CDS encoding ABC transporter ATP-binding protein codes for the protein MRSKNKQNPIIRLYLNLIEERRLLFFAFLSSIINKILDLAPPVIIGLAVDIVVKEQNSWIAGFGIKEVPAQLIFLAFASGIVWSGESSFEYLYSILWRNLAQLSQHKLRIKAYEHIQELDMDFFENDNTGRLLSILNDDINQLERFLDQGANQIIQLFITVLIIGGTMIFVAPKIALFAFFPIPIIFLGSIKFQRKLAPKYRDVRNKAGLLASRLNNNLSGILTIKSFTKEKWELNRLNKESLEYQRSNKAAIKLSSAFIPLIRFAILFAFIAILLIGGFQTWNKTLDVGTYSFLVFITQRLLWPLTTLGHVLDDFQRSMASIDRVIDLIDTPIKIKDGKIRIEPKDIKGEIIFNNINFNYPGRDLTLKNINFKIENNSTLGIVGLTGSGKSTIIKLLLRIYDSNNGSITLDGVTIKEINLRDLRKCISLVSQETYLFHGSVQENIAYGSINPSLKDIIKASKIAEAHKFIEQLPDGYKTIVGERGQRLSGGQRQRIALARAVLKDAPILILDEATASVDNETEALIQKSLSKITKERTTIVIAHRLSTIKNADNIVVIDKGKIVESGKHEKLLDQNKIYADLWNVQVGI